In Sphaeramia orbicularis chromosome 5, fSphaOr1.1, whole genome shotgun sequence, the genomic stretch AAATGTTTCGCTCTGGCTTCCATATGTGTGCCAAGGAGATTCTTCAGTATCTAGCCAGTCATGAAACTGATGAAGACTTCACGCCGTCCCATGTGATTAATCACCTTCACAAAGTAGCTGCAGAGGTTCTTCAAAGTCCAGTCCGACCCCACACTCCCCTCAGCCCACAGCCAGAGGAAACCCATGCCTACCACCAACGCCAGCCTCACAAAGAGATGCCTGGACCAACCTCCCAAGGAGACGCCCACCAGCGGCTGAGCACGAGCCCACCCCCTAAACCCAGCGAGGGTTATGGGAGGAACTGTGTACCTGTCATCCAGCGTGCATATGCTCCACCAAATGGTGAGCAGAGTGGCagtgatacagatacagacagtgGCTATGGAGGAGAGTTGGAGAAGAATGAATCCGGGGTACCACAGGGACGTCCAGGTTACTACACTCAGGAGAGCCAGCTGAAGCGAGCCCTAAGTGAGAGGCAGAGCTCTGGCATCAAGCAGGAGGACGACATGCCGCGCAACAAACGGCCCAGGGTGGAGTCATCTGAGGATGAGCTGCTGTCAGGCGGAGAGTCATCCACTTCATCCTCTAGTGGTTATGGTAGTTACACAAGTGTCTCTCCCAACCATCCACCACCTCCTCCACACCCCCTCTGTATGCCTTTCTACCTCATTCCACCCTCTGCTGCAGCCTACCTGCCAATGCTGGACAAATGCTGGTACCCCGGGGCCGTGCCCATGCTCTACCCTGGCATGGGAGGCTCTTCACCCACCATGCCAAGTGAAAGGCCACCTCCACCTCAGCTAGTGTTGTCTCCCAGGGGAGGCTCTCCAGCCCCAGTCATATCTCACACCCCCATGGACTCTCCTGCCCTTCTGCAGGCACTAAAGCAGGTACCACCCCTCAACCTAGAAACCAAAGACTAACAGAGAGGAGAATGGGTAAACAAATGATCCTGTTCAGGTATACAGAAGCAGAGACAGTATTAGGAGGGAGAACCTGACTGAGCCGTTTCATAATCCATCCTCATTCCTCACCTCTGTCCCTCAGCCTGGAGGTCTCACAGCAAACAAGAggacatgtagaaatgatggagaGAGAAGGGAGCAGCATCCGTCCTCGCCTGGAGGTTGCAATGCTCTGGTTGAATGTTTAAAACTCAGTGGTTTTTTTCTCAGAGTAAATGTATAATATAAACTGGACCtgccctacacacacacatctacacacatgcacacacgtggTTGAATGTAAAGAAAGACATGTTTAGATGCTGCTGTTAAAGTATAAACGCAGATGACACTGTTGCATCTCACTTGTAGCTATTGCGAAAGAGACATGCCCTCTTTTACTCTAGAAATTGTTGCACCAAATGTTAGTCGTAAAGATTCACCCAAAGTTCGTTGCCTATGTCCTGCAGGTCATCGTCAACACTGAAAGCACCCTTTGCACCAGACAGTGTGAGGGGCACCATACAGTAAAGGGTTTCCTCAAGCTTGTACAGACAAGATAAAAGGTACACCTACATAGGGATAAAGGAATAGGCCGCCACATGACCACACTGAATGAGAAAACTTGTTATCCATTTACAGACAGATGAAACCAATTTTCTGTAATTATTGTTCATAGTCTTGTTGTACATTTCTATTTTTGATACCTGTTCTTGCACTCTGTCTGGAGAGATAGAAGGAGGGCAGAGTGTGGACAATGTACGTCGTGTACTCAGAAACTGTGTACATACTGTAGCACTGTGCTGGACCTGGTCTGCATACTCAACATCTGTTTCTGCTCAAGTCAAACCTGGTGTTTGTTCTTGCTGTTGCCTTTTACTTGTGAAAAGCTGATAACTCTCAGATGTTTATTCTCTGTACTATGTATGAATACTGGAGTCAAAGGAGTGAGGAGTATAGAAGTGAATGTCAAAGTTTTACCAGAAGACTAGTTTTCTATAGAAAGAGGTACTTGAGATTTTATATTTTGGGACCTACATGAAAGATGTTTGATGTACATAATGTATTTTGTCTATAAATgttgatatacattatataagtgtattaataaagtatttttttcCCGTGGAAAATGGCCATGACTGTATATGTAAGTAATCTAAGCAGTTTGTGAGAACATCCAGCAGTGAAACACAATCCGTCCAGATTAGTTCTTCTACAGGACTGTTACATGCATGTCACAGGGAACACTTATGTAATGATGGAGCTGCAGCTCAGCTCGCCTGCTGGTTAGCCGTCTGGGCATAGTAATACAAGTAAACACATGATTGTAAACAGTATCAGTTAATCTCCCGAGGCAATGATCAGAATCCATCTGTGTCTTGTCAACAGGCTGACAGGAagatttttacataatttcttaTTTGGTGTATGATTCTCTATATATAAACACACTGCACTTAAGGAAGAAGTAAATCAAAACATGTAGAAACAGATCACATGAAATGtaagttatgcaatcaaatataTGATTGTATTAGCCGAAATATATGTTTGTCTAATGCTACTAATGATTCAACCATATTAATTTGCCCACCATCAGTTTAGTTTTGCAGTagttgttttgatttaataataaCTGTTGATACAAAATGAAATACATGACATCATTAGtttactttaaaaacaaacatttgtgaagTCCATTTCCATTCATTCGAGTGGGAGTTGCATGTTCTATTGCTGTCACGACCCATTAATTGGTGTAGCCAACACACTATTTCAGATGTTTTCAAATGTTTCTGTAGAAGCAGGATTATTTAGTCTTTCagtaaaatgtttttaataaacACTGCCATCTACAACATCAAGGAAAATGTTTTAAGCTGCTTTAATTTCTGAAATCAAGCAGGCTGGAAGATTTGATGAATCTGGTGTTCAAGATATTGACATATTGATAAGGACTGTCAGCTTCTGTCCACTGCTGTTGACCTCCTCAGACAGACTGAAGCTCAGACATGCTGTTAGATTATTATGCTTTTCCTGCCACCTGGTGGAGAACTAAAGTAACAACACCCTGCTGGTAAAAGTAATAAGACAAGatggtttcattcattcattcattcgttcattcatctttatcctcactagggtcatggggggtactggagtctatcccagctacctatgagcAAAACCGGGgaacaccctggacgagtcgccagtacACAAGATGGTTTCTTTTCTCAAAATATAGAACAAGTGATAACTTTATTAACTTACCACCAAAAATGAGACAAGATACTAATATAAAAaggtcaaattacacaaaattgcATCTATTTATATTGAATAGTTTAAATCTGTAAGTGCAGAACTCTAAAAGTTTCAAATCTAGTAGTCACAAAtagatgaacactgaccaattgCTTCATTTTATAATTACTATTTTAGTATTGACAGTTATTTACCTCTTTTTGCTATTGCTTCATTAAATTCATTGCTATtatctaaaatgtaatcagaggATATAGATGCCCTCTTATTAATTCAACATGTGTTTGGACCATTTAATATACATGCACCCCAactttttttccctaaatcaTCTCCAGTGATTTATTTGCAGCAAGAAGTGTTTGATTTGCAGTATTATTTATACTGTGAGCCATTACAGTCTGAACCATGTTATAGTCATCCCAAAATGTCAACACATTTGGACTTATAATATTTAACCTCCACTATATGGGACCGTGATGTGTTTTATTAATCCAAgcttaataaaaaatgtaaaaaaaaaatacagtgtgtACAGATTATCTTTCCTTTCTTGTAACACAGATACACTAGTGTTTTGGTTCAACTCTGCAGTCAACTTTACTTTTGGCTGTGCTTTGTCGATATGGAAGGACAAATAACCAATTCCTGTGGTAgctggagagagaggaaagatTTGGATTGTGACGGGGTGCGGTACCCGCCACAATGTTTGGCCTCAGACTAAAAACCTCCAGTGAAGGAAGCGGACCCTGGAGTGAAGGAAATACTCGAGCAGAGGTCTTGTGCTGGGGTTCAGAAGCTGAATGTGGAAGGAAGGATTTGGAAATGTGAGATCCATGGCTTGGTTTTGACTTGGCTTTACCGTCTGACATGCTGTTTGGGAGGCCCAGAGAAAAGGAGATGCTTCGGGGTACAACAGTTGCCCCATTGCTACTTAGGCTTAACCCCAAACGCCGTGCTTTTCTCTGAGGTTCAGTGTGTATCACCGAGGGTTGTTCAGGTATCAGACTGTGACGGGGCCTGCAGACACAGGAGCTCATCTGAAACCCTGCCCTCCCCTCAGGCTCCCTCTTAGGAGATGTCGATTTCAGCTGCCTCTTTTTCTCTCCGATAGCTCTGTTCTCCTTATCTGAATGCCGATTAGCTGACCGTGAGTAGGCCTTCTGACCTGATGGTTTACGAGTTGCTTCCAGCTCTTCTGTAGATGACTGGTCTGAGGAGAACTGGATGGTGAGAGGTAGACTGGAAATGAAAGACTGTTTGAGTAGAGGTCTAGATCGCCTTATAGGAGCCCCTTCTACCAGCAGGTTCACCCCCACATACTGAGGAACTTCAACTGCAGCCTGTAATGTGAAAAATAAGCAAACAATGCATTTGGCAGATATTAAGATCTGTTTAGAATCAAATATTTGAATGATCACCTTTGCAAAGATGTGACTCATCTACTTCCACAATTTTTTTCAGGTATAAATATGTATACCTACCCTACCTGTACATCAGGAGTTACCTTGCACTAGTATTTCTTACTCTTTTCCAACTTCCATATTGCTTTCTTTATAGGAGATTCTACCTCGATCGATGTGGTCTAGATGTACAGTATGGTTATACAGAAAGCACCtaaaaatgtctgtaaaaatgtctgtttttggcAAAGTTTTACATTGatgtacatatttatataatGCATCTCATCTTGTAAACTTAAACTTCTATATAAATTGTGTATTAACATCCATTTGATGTCTATTTATGTGCTGTATCTTTGTATTATGTGTATGTGCAAATTTGCAAACATAGTATCTATTATTCATTCACCTGTAAATAAATTCCTTTCCCCACTAGGTTGTAAAGATTTTCGCACCTGTTTGTAGATAAGCTCAAAGCCTCCTGTGTAAGCATTAGGATCAGCCCGCCGGTCCAGCACTACTCTCAGTGTATCCAGCTGCACAGCAGGGCAGAGTCGAGCGGTCACAGTGCTGGAACAGGCCATTGTTGGACTGGCATTGATCTCTAGAAGCCAAGGCCTCAGGTCTCTGCCCAGCATAAAGTCTGCCCCATAAAGCTCAAAGCTGGCCTTACGGGGCTCCACCAGGTCCTGTGCTGTCTGCAGGGCACGGACCACCGCTTGCTGCATGCCAGGGACCACTACAGACTCCCAGTCTCCTTCACGGCCCTGGCGTTGCAGAAAAGACCTAAACTGAGAGCAAGACCACATGTTGTCCTCAGGCACCTCTGGATGGCGATCACGAGATGGCTGGAAGTGTTTCTGGATAGAGTTGTTGCACAGGTGGACTGAGCTGAGGCATGCAACAAACAAGATAAGGTCAGTATTAAATCACTGAaggtatttgcttttttttcctggtcATTTGACCCCTTTTCCCATCTGTCTGACCTGTCCAGGATTTTTGTTGAGTATGGCTGAGTGGAGAACCGCAGGTAACACTCTCTATAGAACCAGACTGTAAGAGGATTCCAGTCGGTGACGAGGAACCACTGACGAAGGTCAAACTTGGTGCCATGGATCAGCAGAGGTCGTTCAAGGTATTTCTGAACCACCCACTTACTCTCCTTCATCAGTGCTCTGTCATTGTCCACAAGTGCCAAAATCTCATCCAGTCGATTCATGCATATAATTCCTAGATGTTAATAGTTAATGTGGAAAAAGCAGACAATTAAGACTCAACAAAATAATTTTGATTCTCATTACACACTCTAAATGAACAGTTTATAATGCAATCATAATATAGTGAATCCTTATGTGACTGTAAACCTCACCTCGGCCTCTTGACATGGCCCCTGGTTTGATGATCCAGATGTTATTTACTCCGTCTGTGTCTAGTTGAGGACATGCCTCCTGCAATCTTGTTAGCATGTCCTGGCATCGATCCACATAAGCACTGCCACCCCTGATCAACGCACCCTCACTACACACAAACAGGGATGTATTCCAGATGAGGAATGGCAGTTATCAGCCCAATGGAAACACATAAATAGGAATTTATGTCCTGTTGGTTTCAATTTGCAGTAATTCCTTATGTGCAGAGCAAATGCCAATAGTAAACACTGCACCATTATTCTCTATTAGCAAAACACAGAACAGTAGCTGCATCAGTGTCTAGTGCACTGCCTGGCAAAAATAAAGTCCTCACCAAGATTTAACTCAGCAAGTAGGTAAGATCAGTGCAGCAAAATCTGTTTCATCTATAAGTTATTTAACTCTTACTGATGCAGTAaggaggagcttctcatttcttaaacaaccatcagtttgacggAGAGAATAAAGATTAGAACGTGTTTCAATACaaaaagtcatgtggtctgatgagtccagattgaccacGTTCCAGGGTGATggatggagaggagaggagaggagaggagaggagaggagaggagaggagaggagaggagaggagaggagagaagagaagagaagagaagagaagagaagagaagagaagagaagagaagagaagagaagagaagagaagagaagagaagagaagagaagagaagagaagagaagagaagtggatgaaatgattacccatcatgcctactgCCTACAGTACCAGCCTTATGATTTGGGGTTGGATCAGTAGGtaaggtctaggttcagcaatatTATGCGTTCAAAAAATTGTGGAAATAAACGTTGTGCAATTTCATAAGCTTATTGAAACAATGCCACCGCAACTGCCttctgtaatcaaagctaaaggctaaatATGGCTATGAATAAATCTTTGAGTATTTGAACTGTGTACATATCCAAATGGTGCAGTTTTGAGTCTATAATGTGGTGTTAGGTATGAGACTTCAAAGTGTATGAATAATGATGTATGTCCTAAATAAATGTAGTGATGGATAATAAGGCCATTCTCCCACACTCAGGAAGCTGTAGGAAATGATACTCACTGCACAACCATGTAGTATTCTGGCAGAAACTCTGCCCACTGTTGTTCCTCCACAGAAGGGGATGTTTCCAAATCAATATCACCATGCTCCAAGATGGTGAGAAATTCTTGGCACACATGTAAAGCTGTGTCAATCATCCCTGGACCCACAATTTGATGCTCTACATTTTCCAACTCTGTCAaaagaagtttttgtttttttttacaattattattttctcATTGTGTCACCCTTCACATTATGACTAATAGTGGGTTGAAATATCATTACCCTCGGACACACTATTTTTGGCTTTTTCCTCTTCATCCTTAGCTCTGTCTTTCCTCTGTCTACTTGTTTCGACCACATGCTGCAGCAGGCTGGTGCATGCTGTTCTCCTGAAGTCCTCTGCAGAGGAAGACAACAGGAGAGGAGACGTAAAGGGCagggagtttagtttagtttagttttgtttatgttCAGGTTTACATTTGCAATGTCAAGTCTTCCCTTTTTTTGATAGAACATTGTAGCTATCTGTTAACGGAGTCATGCAGCAGACCTATGAATGCATGCTTTTCATCCTCTGCCCCGAGTCTGTAGCATCTTGGGAAGAACGTGTCGGGATCTGCTGAATCAAACCACTGAAGATTACGCAAATTCACACAGAGTCCAACCTGCAAGAAGGAAATGTCATTCAGTCTGCAAAAAACTAATGGTTAGAATTGATTAACCTGCATTTTGCTAAGAAAGAGCTTGTaaattttaaaagtaaataacACTGCACTACAATttctttaataatttaataactgcttcagacattaaatgtgctaaatcgcACAAAgcttaataagatgaatcagaaaacaaattacaaaagtgctgggtagctcatgttttcaatatgatggtgtgttattacacatgtTGGTTTACGAACATTTATACAATGAATTTATAAaagttccactagaaagaacctgaaaagtgaatgtattgtaatgtgcagatactgttttgaggtagatctggtagctctgagacaaacactccttttgaataatttcacattttggcccaagactgtatcttagaaattacaaccaactagcacttttgacttaatttttctataGTGGCTCAAATTTGGtcaagtttaactacttttattctggacaCATTTTACTTGTAGAGCTGTGTAACCTTAGTGGTAAATGTTCCAGCATTAGCGTAGTGATTGGTCATTTGTTCTTTCCGTAGAGACTGACAGTCGATGAGATCCCGTCGTGTCGTCCAGTAGAAGTACGTTGTTTCATTTCGTACAAGGCGAGACTGGAAAAGGACGGATATAGGTAAAATTACAGTGAGTCTGAAAGTAAAGTACTGTGAAAAAACACACATGCTAATGGTACAAGGCTGGAATGACAGAAGCACACAAAGAAAGATGTCAGTGTCAGGTTGGTCAGTTCACTTGAATGCTATCTTACCATGAGGTCATACATGTCATCAAGGTTCTCCTCTTTCTCACCTTCATCCATCCCCTCTGAAaagagataagaaaagaaaagaggtgtgtgtgtgtgtgtgtgtgtgtgtgtgtgtgtgtgtgtgtacatacaggCTCTCATGTAAACTGAAGTGTGTAAAAGAGAGCAGGGGTCTATGTTATGATGTAGCTTGTTCCTTGTAATGTAGAGCATGATGTATCATTCATTAGGTGGGATAATGAGGGGTAATGGGGTAAGGGTAATAGTGTAATTAGTGCTCCAGTTACAAACAGGCTAAACCCTCTGCACTGGAACTGTCACTGGATGGACTAACCAGTTTGCTGTTatctttttaaaatgtttttcttaacTAATTTTCTAATTCATCAAATTCTTGCCTCACCAGTGATATCAGGACAAACATCACCATCATCgccatcatcctcctcatccccATGACCATGAGGTGCTCTCTGTACCAGAGGGGGTAAACGACGTTCCACCCACCCTCTGGCCCATAAGGCAGCACGGATCACAGGATAAGGTCCCTGCACTGAAAACACTTTCCGCaactgagaaaaaagaaaaaaaagcatataGCAAGAGATGTAAATCTACGCTGAAGGGGACAGGCTATGAATGTGTCATTGTGATAGCGAGATCAGTGATCACCTTAAGGGCTTTCTCCACCAGTGATTTAGCTCTTTTTATCCTGTCTGGCTTGATTGCCGGGAGACTTGGCACAGTACGACGTAGCCTTCCTTCTGCTGGGGCCACTGAGTGTAATACTGAGGAAAAAATACAAGTATTAGTGAATGGATGTGCATGGAAGGAATTTGTATGGCCACTTATTCTTACCTGGCATTGGCTGCATTTTCCTCACACAGGTGTCATAACGTATATGGCAatctgtagatagatagatggatagatagatagatagatagatagatagatagatagatagatagatagatagatagatagatagatagatagatagatagatagatagatagatagatagatagatagatagatagcatcaACCAACAGACCATCAGTGTATATGAATATTTTCCTCTTCAGTTGACGTATAAAACATTACTATAAATAGTGTGACACGTGGCTCCTACTATATCTGTGTAGCTACTGAAGAAGGATGTAAATTGGGTCAAGCAGGCATAAATCTGAACAGAGCTGACTGAGACTGTCAGAGCTTCCCACTGACATGCCCATGCGCAAGACACACGCTCACCAAAGGTggaaacttatatatatatatatatatcacagtacATGGAGAAAGAAATGTGGAAAATCTTTAGGAACATGCAGATATTTACTGTATGTTTAGTTTAAGCACAATAAATGACTGTGGCTTCCCTTATCAAATCCCTGTTCGCCGACTTTGATCGACTAATGTacataaaaaatgtcaatatcAAACAAATACTGCACAAGTATAGCAATAGAAATTAATATACAGACCTAATGTTGTCACGTCCCCAGTGACTCGACCCCTCTGTCCATAGACTCGCTCAGACCGGCTTCCTTCATGCTCCCGCTGGCAGTTCCCATGACAACCATGCATGCTCCCGCAGAATGTTTACAGTCACCATAGCAACCGTACCCAAGAGAAACTGGACGCCATGCAGGTCGCTGAAAAATCTACCGCCTTAGTAGCCATGCGTTGTAGAAAGTGGATCACTTATCCGACGCTATCAGTTGCAGTGTAGTTTACATGCGCAAGAACAATTCAAGCAACGAACAGCGATACTCCGTTTGTGTTGACATATCTTGCAATCTGAACTCGTGCTCAGTAAGATTATAGTGACCAGTTACCTGAAGATGGTCCCTCTAGTGGACTAAATCCAATGGAGTGCTTGATAAAACGCCAACCAGACAGTTTGATCATTAATTTTAAGGGTTCAGGCTGAGGTCAGAGTGAGGGGAGACTTTACTACTGCTCATTTATTCCTGATATTTTATTTCTTACACACACACCGCTGGAATTTAAGACTTGAATCTCTATTTATCATGTAGACTACCTCTGCAGTTTGTGTGAAGTGTTCAGACGTGTCCTCTGGAGCGCCTGTTCAAAAGGTTTGGTGAAGTACTGGAGGCTTCCACTAGGGGGCATCCAAAGCTTTCCATTATTTGGCAGAAGCAGTCGGATGTAAAGTGTCTTTCTCAGACTCTCCTTAACCTTACTTGGTCActttttcctgtgttttgttgCACCTAAAGACTGGTTTGAGCAGTCATATGGTCAGCTACAGGATGGTTGCAGGTTTTTAAAAATCTTACTTGCATTTTCAACCTATGGAATGTAGCCTACCTATATGATACAAGTTACAATATCAAAAGTATATTTTTATATCAGTGGCTGCATTTATTTATGATAACTACAAGTAGACCGTGTTTTGCCGCAAAGTTTGTCAGTCATGGAGGATGGGGGAGAAATGTCTCCTCAGGGGATGAGTTTTGTAGGTTAATTGCGTCAGTCGATCGATTCGTTTTTCGACATTGACTATTTTGTTTAAAGGAAAGCAGGCGTAAACAGAAGTAAATAaagtgaacataaaatactctAGAACAATGCTTGTCTGATTTGCCCTCTATAATTTAAATATTTCTGATTGCAGTTGCCGATGGAAATATATAATTGgccagaaaaaaagaagaaaaatagtcGAACCATTCAATGTGCACTGAGGTCACAGTCCTGCACAGCGTGGGCAGGTGTCCAACAGGATATTTTGTGGACTGAAGTATCTGTATAAGCTTATAATAGGCGAGACTTGTCTTTATTGAATGTAGCAGCATTGCGTCGCAGCCCGTTGTGCGcctctgcgctctgattggctggagcTGAAGCGATGCTCTGCATCCTGCTTCCACAGCCAGGACAGGGGGACGGAAAACTGGGAGCGCGGCCGGAAAATCATCATCAGCACAGGGACCAAATCATCCCGTTCACCATTTTTCTCACCTGGAGAGAATGTTTACACTCAACATGCCTGCAGAGACACAGGTAGCCGCCGCTGTCCACTCGTGACTGCTTGTGCAGATCGTCCTCATTCAGCGCTGAAAGGCTGATTAACACTGCGAGAGTCTCACCTTTATACTCCGTGGACACTGAGCAGGTTCACCCAAAGCCCACCACCATGCCCGTCAACGACCCAGAGAGTATACTGAGCTACCAGGTAAAGATCCGTTTGTCTCTGTAATGCACAGCACGTTTCCTTGACAGTAGCCTATGGGGAGGCACCAGCAGGATGGACATGAGCCCCAACAACTGTAGACCTCAGTTCAGTGTTCTGCTCTGACTCCAACTCACAACTTGGATCTGCTTACCAAATATGTGCGAGTATTTAATGTCAGAAACGACCCCTGGCTGGTTGATTTGATGTTTTCCTACTAAGTGCATGTATGTTTACCCCGCAGTTCAAGCTTGATACAGATGTCAGTAAGTCCAGACCAGCTTATGAAGAAGTCTGTGCATTTTCTGTTGAAGAGGAGTCAGTAAATGCTGAGTTTAATGTGTCGACCAGCGGGATGATGTTTTATGCGGAGGATGTTGGTAATGTTATTGTTAGATACTAACACGTGCAGTGGACCAATCATTGCAGTGCGCTGAGAAATATTTGAGGATGTTATTGAGACTGATCAAGCACATGCAGGTATGTAAAGCCCACAGATTACAGAGGAGATGCCCATGCAGAAAACCACAGCTCATCTGAAACGTCAGCTGCTGGAGCCGCACGTGTAAGAGCAACAACAGGGATAGGACAGTTTGGAGAATTTTTAGCTCAGGAGGcgagttattttttttcccatttaccctCAAATGACCTTGACGCCATCCTTACGCCGTGCACCACGCAGAGCTGAGTGTCTATTTCCACACATGATCATTGGTGGCAGAGGGTCGACACTTTGGAAGATCTGAAGGGGAAAATGGCATGATCCTTAATTTCCTGCTCATGTGTAAGCTATTATCAGAGCCTCAGTCAGCTGATGAGAAATGGAGCTTAAGGGAGATCTAGTGAGGGCGAAAGGACCATTGAACACACCAGTGCTGAGGGATGTTTACTTAGGCTGGAAAGCAGCATTTTGTTAATTAAACCTACCATGGCATGCACAAGCACAGAGGCACTTAATGTGGCCTACACAAACAAAGACATGGTGATTTATATTGACCTCTACTTAGACAGCACATGGAGAATTACTAAAGGTGCCCAAAAAAGTCTCTGAGAGGATTAGACAGTTTGTGACAGAGACACGAAATATCTTTGGCACGatagaaaaacatttaaaagtgAAATACATTGTCTGCAAATGTTTGGTCAAACTGCAAACATAACTGTAATGTAATGTGCCCATGAGTTAATCAGTAACTGACACTCaagtatattgaaaataaaatatagagatCGTGCTTTACATAGTTTATTTTACTTATGCTGTATATAATGCAGTTTTTTCTGCAGATGCTATGTTTTTAAAGTAGTGCAATCAAATGGCTTGCATGGAGATGATTATAATTGTAACATACACCTTGTTATGAAGACCGTATTTTT encodes the following:
- the LOC115419688 gene encoding class E basic helix-loop-helix protein 40-like, with translation MERITSAQPPPLSKHQTDLTDAQGMDFPMYVYKPRRGMKRGEESKETYKLPHRLIEKKRRDRINECIAQLKDLLPEHLKLTTLGHLEKAVVLELTLKHVKALTSLLEQQQQKILALQNGMQIEQPSVSQEKSEEMFRSGFHMCAKEILQYLASHETDEDFTPSHVINHLHKVAAEVLQSPVRPHTPLSPQPEETHAYHQRQPHKEMPGPTSQGDAHQRLSTSPPPKPSEGYGRNCVPVIQRAYAPPNGEQSGSDTDTDSGYGGELEKNESGVPQGRPGYYTQESQLKRALSERQSSGIKQEDDMPRNKRPRVESSEDELLSGGESSTSSSSGYGSYTSVSPNHPPPPPHPLCMPFYLIPPSAAAYLPMLDKCWYPGAVPMLYPGMGGSSPTMPSERPPPPQLVLSPRGGSPAPVISHTPMDSPALLQALKQVPPLNLETKD